The sequence GAGGTCAATAGGGTCTTTAGGGCCGGGTCGCCCGCCCAAGTCTGAATTAAGTGAATGCCTTCCAACAAGGCATGTCCACTTGCTAGTCTCGCTTTTTGACCTTTGCTACCTGAGGCTTGCAGCAGGCGTAATTCTTTAAATAGCGGATTGTCTTTAGAACTAATGACTTCTGGATTCATTTGCTAGATCCTTCAAGTATTGCCCGTACAGGGGAGAAAGTTCTGCGATGCTCATTGCATGCTCCATACTGCTTGAGTGCTGCAAAGTGCGCTTCGGTAGGATAGCCCATATGCTGCGCAAAACCGTAATGCGGATAAAGCGCATGCAGACTCTGCATTTGATGGTCACGCGTGACTTTAGCCAGAATAGAGGCAGCAGAGATTGCAGGCTCTTTTGCATCTCCCTTCACAATTGCTTCTGATGCAATAGGTAATTTAGGGCAACGGTTACCATCAATTAAGGCTTTATGTGGCCACTGGCCAAACTTTTTCACCAAGTCTTCAACCGCTCTCTGCATTGCAAGCATGGTAGCTTGCAAAATGTTGATTTGATCGATCTCTTGAGCGCTGGCTTCACCAATGCCCCAAGCTTTCGCCTTGAGTATGATCTCTGCATACAAATTCTCTCGTCTGGCTGGGGACAATTTCTTGGAATCCTTTAAACCCATAATCGGTTGATCAGGATCGAGTATCACTGCTCCAGCCACTACCGAACCTACCAGGGGGCCACGCCCTGCTTCATCGACGCCGCAGATCCAGATAGCGCTCATTTGGATTTCGACTGGGCGTGTTTAGACTGGATTTCATGGGTGACAGCTTGCGCTACCAAAAGACCAGTTGGTCGACGTAAAGTTTCATGCATCTCAGTAAAGCGACTTTTTAACTGAGTCACTTTATTTGGATTTTCTAGCCAAGTCATTAAAGCGTTCGCCAGTGCTTCTGGTTTTGCCTCATTTTGCAAAAGCTCTGGTACTACGAACTCACCGCAAAGAATATTCGGTAAGCCCACGTATGGAAGATATCCCTGACGCTTCATAATCTGCCCCGTTAACCAGGGCACCTTATAAGAGATCACCATGGGTTTCTTCCAAAGCGCTGCTTGCAAGGTAGCGGTACCGCTAGCAATGAGTACGACATCTGCAGCCTCAAGAACTAAGTCAGCCTGCCCATCAATAAGATGAATCTGAATTTCAGGATATTGATTTTGTAATTGAGATTTGAGAGCCTCTAACGGCGCTCGTAAACGAGCCGTTGCCACTGGAATCAAAAAATAGAGCTTTTGGCCCTTTAATTTATTTGCCAGCACAGCCATGGTGTCAAAAAATATAGGGGCAATCAATTCAATCTCAGAGCCACGACTTCCAGGAAGAACCGCAACTACAGTTCCATCGAGCTTGTCTGAACTCAAGTGCAGCAATTGAGAGAGCTTTTGTCTAGCGCCTGATGTGTCAGGTTGCAAAGGAATGTCGCTCGCCAAGGGGTGACCCACATACGTTGCAGCGATGCCAGCACGCTCATAAATCGCCGTTTCAAAAGGAAAGATACAGAGCATGCGGTCGACTGCCTGTGCAATCTTTTTGATTCGCCCTGCCCGCCATGCCCAGATCGATGGTGATACAAAATGTAAGATTGGAATGCCCGCTTTGCGTAATTGCATTTCAACGCCCAAATTAAAGTCAGGCGCATCAATCCCTAAATACACGTCTGGCCGATTCTCCGTCAGCAAAGTATGAATCAGCTCTTTACGAAGCCTCAGAATAGCTGGCAACTGCTGAATCGCCTCAACATAACCACGAACACTCAAGGTTTCCATTGGCCAGTCTGAGCGAAATCCCTGAGCCTGCATAAGAGGACCACCGATGCCATAGACCTCGAGGTCCGCCATATCCGGAATTTGATTTAAAGCACTCAGTACTGGTGCTGCTAACAAATCACCAGAGGGCTCGCCAGCAACGCAAGCTAATTTGGGCAAGTCAATTTACCGAATAATGCCGCGCGTAGAAGCGGCAATAAAGTCATGAAACTCAGCAAGCTTCTCTGCTGTAGCCGGATCCGCTGCATGATTACTGACCATCTTTTGTAGCTCGGACTTCGCTTCTTCAAAGCTTAGGCCATCTTTATACAAAGTTTTATAAGCTTGGCGTAATGCAGAAATCGTTTCGCTTGAGAATCCTCGGCGCTTGAGACCCTCGACATTAATTCCGTGAGGTGTTGCTTTATCACCTGCCGCAATCACAAACGGCGGAATATCTTGTACTAAAACCGAAGCGCCCCCCAGCATGACATGCTGACCAATACGGACAAACTGATGGACTCCAGACATACCACCCATAATGGCCCAGTCCTTGACTTGAACATGGCCTGCAATCTGGGCATTACTTGAAAAAATAGTATGGTCGCCAACTTGACAATCATGTGCAATATGCACATAGGCCATGATCCAGTTGTCGTTTCCGATCCTGGTAATACCAGCATCTTGAGCAGTCCCAGTATGAATGGTAGTGAACTCGCGAATGGTATTACGGTCACCAATCAGTAATTGCGTAGGCTCACCACGGTACTTCATATCTTGGGGGGGACCACCTACGGCAGCAAAGCTAGCGATATGATTATCTTTACCAATAGTGGTGTGGCCTTCAATCACAGTGTGTGATCCAATCTTGCTTCCAGCACCAATCGTGACGTTTGGGCCAATCACGCAATATGGGCCAAGCTCTACATTCTCAGCCAGCTGAGCCTTTGAGTCGACGATTGCTGTCGCATGAATCAAACTCATTACGCGCCCTTCGAACGCACTGCGCAAGTAATATTGGCCTCTGCTGCTAGCTCTCCATCAACAGTTGCCTGCACTTGGAATTTATAAATACCTGCACGCTCACGTTCCAGCGTTGCCGTCATGATGAGTTGATCACCTGGTAGTACGGGTTTTTTAAACCTTGCGCCATCAATTCCAGCAAAATAGTAAACCGCATCCTCAGCACGCTCTTCTGAAAAAGTCAGTAGCGCTGCCGTTTGTGCCAAGGCCTCAATAATTAGCACTCCTGGCATCACTGGAAAATCAGGAAAATGCCCCTGAAAGAATGGCTCATTCATGGTGACATTCTTAAGAGCAGTAATGCTCACGCGAGGAGTGATTTCTAATACACGGTCTACTAATAAAAATGGGTAGCGATGCGGCAACAACTTTAAGATTTTGTTGATGTCGATTCCAGTTGATTTACTCATAATTTACCCAATTCAAAACGTTTTACTCTGCAGCTTACTTTTCACTTTTCTTTTGATCTAAGAAACGTAAGCGTTGCCGTATTTTATCTAGCCCACGCAAGATAGCAGCATTTTTCTCCCAAGCACTATGAAGCATGGATGGATAAACCCCCGTAAAGTGCTGTCCAGGCTCATTTATGGAGCGGATGATGGAGGTATTTCCGGAAACTGTCGTTCTATCGGCGATAGTCAAATGCCCAGCAAAATTAGCTGCTCCACCAATAATGCAAAAGTTACCGATTTTGGTGCTACCTGAGATGGCGGCACAACCAGCAATCACACAAGCTTTGCCGACGATGACATTGTGTGCAATTTGCACCTGATTATCGATCTTCGTGCCTGCGCCGATTTCAGTATTGCTCATGGCGCCACGATCAATCGTAGTAGATGCGCCAATCTCAACATCATCACCAATTCGCACACCACCAATCTGTGGGATTTTTACCCACTCACCACCGCTTGCAGAAAAATTGGGGGCAAAGCCAAAACCATCTGCACCAATTACGGCGCCACTATGGACAATGCAACGCTCACCAAGATGAACATTGTGATAAACAGATACTTGTGGGTATAAAAGAGTATCAGAGCCAATACTACTGTTTTCAGCAATGCTTGTATTTCCTAGAACGCAAACTCGTTCGCCTAATTTAACTCTAGGGCCAATATGAACGAATGGCCCAATATGACAAGAAGCTGGCACCTGGGCGGATGGATCAATTACTGAACTAGCATGCACACCAGCAGGATAGTTTGGAGCAGAGGTTTTGGCAAAAAGTTGCGCTACTTTTGCAAACGTAGCATAGGGATTATTCGAGATGAAGTAGATCCGATTCGGATTTTTGCTATGTGCTTGATCTTTTAAGAATTCGTAATCCGCTTGACTCAGGATTAAGGCGCCAGCGGCGCTCTCAATAGCATCTTGGCGATAAAGCGGATTGGATAGAAAAGCAATTTGATTTGATTGCGCAAGCTCTATAGGAGCTAGGCTATCGAAAGAGAGAGAACCCTCCCCCACCAAGCTCGCTTGAAACTGTTTGGCCAGCTCGATGGCGGTGGGCATAAAGCTTATTTAGAGTTATTTAAAGCCTTGATGACGTCATCGGTAATGTCAGACTTAGGACTAACATATGCTGCTTCTTGAACAATGACATCAATCTTACGCTGCTCAGCAATTTGCTTGAGAACCTGGTTGGCCTTCTCAGCAATCTTGGCACGCTCTTCAAATGTTCGCTGATTTAAATCTTCAGTGAATTCACGTTGTTTACGCTGTAGTTCACGATCTTGATCAGCAAGCTCACGCTGACGACGAATACGATCAGCTTCAGACATCACAGCAGCATCACGATCGAGCTTCTCAGCAGCAGATTTAATCTTTTGGGCGCTATCTCGCAAATCGTTCTGACGCTTTGTGAATTCATTTTGTAAACGCGTCTGCATGGCTTTAGCTAAGTTGGATTCATTAAACACTTTTTCTGAATTCACAACTGCTACCTTTGTGCCAACTTCTTGGGCAAAAGCTTGTGGCAAGCTAATGAGAGATACGAGGGCAACGAGACCCAATGAGATCCATTTAGAAGAGTGATAGAGCTTCATAAAACTTTCCTTAAACAATTAAAACGCGGTACCGACTTGGAACTGCAAACGCTGGATGTTATCTGTTGGCTGAGACTTAATTGGAATACCATAACTAAACTTCAGTGGTCCAAGCGGTGATATCCATGATATACCTAGACCATAAGAATACCTCAACACCAGGTTGATATTTTGCCCAAAGGCATTGCCGCCATCCACGAAGGTAAACATCCTCAGCGTTTTCTCAGTGCCAGACCCTGGCACAGGCACTGTGTACTCTACGTTTGTAACAATCTTCGACTGGCCGCCCGTAGGTTGATAGGTGCCATATGTGGTGTTGTAGTAGGTTGGACCAAGTGAGCCTGGAGCATAGCCACGAACTGAGCCAATACCGCCAACATAGTAATTCTTGGTAATTGGGAATGGGTAAGCGCCGTAGGCCTGTCCATAACCGACCTCGCCATTGAAAGACAGGATATTCGCTTTACTGAAAGAGTGGTACTTTTGATATTGGCCATAAACTCGGTAGTAAGTCATATTACCCGCTGGCGTTCCCACCTCCGAAGACAATTGCTGCAAAGAACCTTCAGACGGAATCAAGGCACTGTCTCTGCCATCGCGCGCCCATCCAGCTGTTAATGGAACGTTATATGTAGTCAAGGTGCCCGGATATCCAGGTGCGGCAATGCCATAAGACTGGGCATAATTTAAATAAGGTTGTGGCGTATTGATCGTAGTGTTAATTTGATAGGCCTCAAAACCAGTTCCGAAGAAAACCCGATCAACCTCGCTATAAGGAACGCCGAATTTAATATTCGTACCCAATGATTTAATTTGATAATCTGGATCGCCGATGTAATAGAGCGGCTTAGAGGTCCGATAAAACAGATCGCTGTAGCGACTAATACCGTCTTCTGTAAAGTAGGGATCATAGTTGGAGAGCGTCAAGCTCTGATTAACCTTACCTAAGGCACCATTTAAACCAATCGACTGACCGGTACCAAAAGCATTATCTTGGTTTACGCCAGCAGTCAAAATCACCTTTTCAGTACTGGAATAACCTGCACCCAATGACACAGATCCAGTGGGCTTTTCTTTAACATCCACATTCACATCGACTTGATCTGGAGAGCCTGGGACGTCCTGAGTGGTTACGTTATTTTCTGTAAAGTAGCCAAGTCGACCTAAACGTTTTTTAGATAATTCAATCTTGTCACCGTCAAACCAAGAGCTCTCAAACTGGCGCATTTCTCGACGAATAACGACGTCTCGTGTTTTTGCATTGCCAGAGATATTGACTTTGCGCACATAGACTCTGCGTCCAGGATCAACAACCAAGGTCAAATCTACTTCACTTTGCTCACGATGAATATCAGGCTGAGGATTAATGGTTGCAAAGGCATAGCCATAGGAGCCCAGCAAGTCAGCGATTGCTTTAGTGCTCTCAGTTAATTTAGCAGAGGAAAAAGTATCTCCCGCCTTAAGCTGAACCAACTGCATGAGTTCTGCTTCTTTACCTAGCAATTCCCCTGCGAGACTCACTTTTTGTACTGTGAACTTTTGACCTTCTTTAATGCTGATCGTCAAGTAGATTGATTTTTTATCTGGGGTGATCGAGACCTGAGTAGAGTCAATCACAAACTCAAGGTAACCACGATTGAGGTAGTAAGAACGGATCGTCTCTAAGTCAGCTGTCAGTTTTTGCTTGGAGTAAAGATTGTCCTTGGTATACCAAGATAGCCAACCACCAACTTGCAACTGCATCATGCCAGTTAAGGTGCTTTCACTGAACACCTTATTACCGATGAAATTAATTTCCTGAATCTTGGCAACCGGGCCTTCATCAATATTGAAATAAATAGCAACTTGATTGCGTTCAACGGGAGTTACAGTCGCTACCACTTCGGCAGCGTACATCCCTTTACTGACATATTGGCGCTTTAATTCCTGCTCTGCTTTATCGATTAAGGCTTTGTCATAAAAACGGGCTTCTGCCACGCCAACTGACTTGAGAGACTTGCGGACGATCTCCTGATCAAACTCTTTCATGCCCGTAAATTCAATACGAGAGATGGTTGGACGCTCTTCCACGATCACGATCAGGACATCGCCCTGAGCCTGAATTTGAACGTCTCTGAAAAAGCCGGTTTCGTAAAGCGCCCGAATAGCGTCAGCCCCTTTTTCTTCGGTGAAGGTGTCGCCAACCTGAACAGGTAAATAACTAAAAACGGTTCCGGGTTCTACGCGCTGGAGACCTTCAAGGCGGATGTCCTTAATGACAAAAGAGTCAGCTGCGTGAGCGCTTATGCAAACACTGGCTAAAACCAGTGCTACCTGGGCAATAAATCGGACAAACCGAGAGAAAAAGATATTCAGATGGATCAAGGCGAAAAATAGCGTTGCAAATCATTAAACAAGGCCAGCAGGGAAATGGAAATCAGCAAGATAAAGCCCACTTTCTGGAACTGCTCCTGCAATGAGGTCGAAATCCGTTTCCCAGAGACCAACTCCCATGCATCATACAGGAGCTGACCCCCATCTAGCATTGGCAATGGCACCAGATTAAGTAGGCCAATACTAATGCTCAAAATAGCCAAAAAAGCACAATATGCTTGCCACCCTACTTGAGCCGTCTTCCCTGCCATATTGGCGATACTCAGGGGCCCTCCCAGCTGCTTTAAAGAACTCTGCCCCGTCAATAAACCCCCCATTAACCTCAGGGACACTTTACTGATCAACCAAACCCGCTTGGAGGCATAAATCAACCCACTCAATGGATCTAATTTAAGGGTGAAATATTCTGAAGCTGGAGGCAGTACTGGAAGAATTCCAAGTCGTGAAAAGGGGTCCTCCGAAGAAGACATTGCTGGCAATTGAGAAGCTAAAAAATCACTAATAAATTGTCGTCCCGAAGGATCTTGCATTTTCAAAGCAAACCCCTCTTGCGAGCTAATGGCATCCATCAAATTCCACCGTAATGCATTCCAGCTAATAACCGACTCAAATTCTTTATCTGTTTGTGGGTGCCAGGCAAGAACTTGATCCCCTTGGGCGATTCCTAAGCTCGCGGCAACCGAGTCTGGAGGGGGTGCTTGCAAGCGGGCTGGTAACTGAATGACACCAGCAACATAAATGATGGTCAATAAACAAATAGCCAAAACAAAATTTGCTAAGGGGCCCGCAAAGACAATCAGAGATCGTCGCCACAGTGGCTTGGTATCAAAAGCTTGACTTTGTTCTGATGCTGCAATGGTTTGTTGTGGATCTCGACCATCCAATAGCTTGACATAACCACCCAATGGAATCGGGGCCAATACCCACTCCGTAGAGGAATACTTTGACTTGAAAGTAAATATTGGTTTACCAAAGCCCAAAGAAAACCGTAACACTTTAACGCCACATAAGCGAGCAGCCAGAAAGTGGCCGAACTCATGAAAGCAAACCACAATACTTAAGGTCAGCAAAAAAGCAGCAAAGGTAATAAGTGACTGCAAAAAGTTTGCCTATTTATGAGTGCAGACGCTGGATCACATCCGTTGCTAGCACTCTGGATTTAGCATCTACTTCAAGAATATCTTCGAGCGAACTCGGAGTAGAGGGTGGAGTTGTGTTCAATACCCGCTCTACTACCTCCGGTATTTGCAGATACTGGAGCGCATTATCTAAAAATGCTGCGACTGCGATCTCATTTGCTGCATTCAAAATGACTGGGGCTGTCCCGCCCTGCTTACCCGCCTGAAATGCCAGCGATAGGCATGGAAAACGCTGAAGATCAGGCTCCATAAAATTGAGGGCTGCTTGTTGAGTCAAGCTTAATGATTGAACGCCTGCAGTGATACGGTCGGGCCAGGCTAGTCCATAGGCAATGGGGGTTCGCATATCGGGTTGACCCATTTGAGCAATAACTGAGCCATCGCAATAACGCACCATCGAGTGCACCACACTCTGTGGATGAATCAATACCTGAATTTTTTCAATAGGCAGGCCAAATAACCAATAAGCCTCGATTACTTCCAGCCCCTTATTCATCATCGTGGCAGAGTCGACGGAAATCTTCCTACCCATTACCCAGTTGGGATGTGCGCAAGCTTGCTCTGGAGTAACTTGGCTTAACTCAGCAATCGGGGTATTACGAAAGGGACCGCCAGAGGCCGTTAACCACAACTCTTCGACCCCATGATGCTGGCTCGGGCTTTTTGAATAATGGACAGGCAAGCATTGAAAAATTGCATTATGTTCGCTATCAATTGGCAGTAATTCACCACCGCCTTGACGCACAGCATCCATAAATAAATTACCTGACATCACCAGCGCTTCTTTATTGGCGAGTAAGATTCTTTTGCCAGCCTTAGCAGCGGCCAAGGTGGGCAATAACCCTGCTGCCCCAACGATCGCTGCCATCACGGTATCGCAATCTGACTCAAGCACTGCTGTAATCAGAGCATCTGGTCCATACAAAACTTGGGTACCCACTTGTTTTGCCAATAGAAGCTCAGAGAGTTTTTTAGCAGAGCCTGCATCACTGACCACCGCGACCCTGGGCTTGAACTCAACACACTGCTCTGCCAAACGCTCGACCTGCTTGGCTGCTGTTAAGGCCACCACTTCGAATCGTTCCGGATGCGCACGAATCACATCCAGCGTATTTGTGCCAATTGAGCCGGTTGACCCTAGGATTGCGATGCGTCTCTTACTAGTCATAAAAACCCAACCAGTAAAACAGCAATTGGCATTACTGGGATTAATGCATCAACTCGGTCTAACACACCACCGTGGCCTGGTAATAAACGACTACTATCTTTAACCCCAGCCAATCTTTTGAATTGAGATTCAAATAAATCCCCAAAGATACTCAGGAAGGTTAAAGCAGTGACCATTAAAAACATGGGTAACCAACCAAAGCGGTAAGTCCAAACACCAAACAAAGTAAGGGTAGGCGCTAAATAAAAAGTGCATAGACCCGCATACATATAGCAAAGCACAAGACCTCCAACAGCGCCCTCAATAGATTTGCCAGGACTAATTTCTGGGGCAAGGCGACGCTTACCAATGGCTTTGCCCACAAAATAAGCCCCAATATCAGCAATCCAAACTAGTGCCATCGTAGACAAAAGAAATAACAAGCCTATTTCCCGCAGGAACATGACCGAAAACCAAGTTGCTGGAAGTAGGACAAGACCCAAAATAAAATAAGGAGCCGACCATTTTTTTAAATCGATCTTAAGCCCTCTAGATAACATTAAGGGGGCGATCAATAGCCAGAAGATGCTGGCAAAAAACATCAGAGCAAATGGCCCCAGGGGTTGATGAAGGAGCATTAAACCAGCAATGATCAATAGGCAGACACTGGCGTAGAAATAGGCTAACCAGGGTTGATTGGGAAGAATCAAGCGGCTCCACTCCCATGCCGAAGCCATAAGCAATAATAGAAAAAACCCGCCCAGATAAATGGGTGGCAGCACAAACAACACTGCCAAGAGAATCGTAAGCAGAACAATTGCTGTAATGACTCTTGTTTTTAGCATTTTGGCTTTTGCTCTTTTTTAAACTGCATCACTCATGCTTTGAGACATGACTTGCGCACTTGTCCTGCCAAAACGCCGCTCTCGTTGACTAAACCACTCAAAAGATTTATGAAGTTCAGCTTCATCAAAATCGGGCCACAAAACATCCGTGAAATAGAGTTCGGTATACGCAAGTTGCCATAGCAAGAAATTACTCACACGCTGCTCACCACCGGTACGAATAAATAAATCGGGCTCAGGGGCATATGACATCGATAAGAAAGGTTGAATCAAATCTTCGCTGACCTGTTCAGGTTTTAAGTGGGGATGGGCAATCAAGCATTGGCGCATAGCTTGTAAGATATCCCAGCGGCCACCATAGTTAGCAGCAATCGTAAAAGTCAGCGCCTTACATTGTGCAGTTTTTTCCTCAGAGAATGTCACCATCTTCTGAATATCACGATCAAAGCGCTCTAGGTCTCCAATAAGCTTGAGACAAATATCGTTCTCGGCTAAGCGGGTGACTTCACCTTTTAAGGATTTCAAAAAGAGCTTCATCAAAAAGCCCACCTCTTCTGGTGGTCGGCGCCAATTCTCGGAGCTGAAAGCAAAAAGTGTTAAGTATTCAACCCCAAGACGGCGGCACTCTGCAACAATTTTGCGGACTGCATTCAATCCTTCGGAATGTCCCGCGACACGTGGCATGTGACGCTTGCTGGCCCAACGCCCATTACCATCCATGATGATTGCTACATGGCGGGGAATAGCGCTGACCTCTGGGATTGCCAGGGTAGAGCTCGTGTGCTGGGTCATCTATAAATATGTGGGAGATGAAAAAGAGACAGCCTTAAACCGTCATGATCTCTTTTTCTTTATCAGCAATGATCTTATCAATATCGACCACCGCTTTGTCTGTCATCTTCTGAATCTCATCGGTAGCACGACGCTCCTCATCTTCAGAGATTTCCTTATCTTTCGTAAGGCGCTTGAGATGTTCATTTGCATCCCGGCGTAAATTACGCACCGCAATCTTGGTCTCTTCACCTTCAGACTTCACAACTTTGGTGAGCTCACGACGGCGCTCTTCGGTAAGCGCCGGCATTGGCACGCGAATCACGGTACCTTGTGAGGCTGGATTTAATCCTAAATCAGAATCACGAATGGCTTTCTCAATTGCAGCAACCATCGTTTTTTCAAAAGGCTGAACATTAATCGTGCGAGCGTCAGCCAGCCCAAGACTTGCAACCTGACTCAGTGGTGTTGGATTACCGTAGTACTCCACCTGAATATGCTCCAAAATTCCCGGATTTGCACGCCCTGACCGAATTTTGGCTAAATTGGTTTTCAAAGCATCAAGAGACTTATGCATCTTTTGATCAGTATTGGTTTTAATTTCTGCTGCAGACATCCGACCTCCTGTTAAACGTGTACTAGGGTACCCTCTGCCTCGCCCTGCACTACACGCATCAATGCGCCTGGCTTCAGAATAGAGAATACTTTGATAGGTAGTTTGCGATCACGGCATAGCGCAAAAGCAGTAGCATCCATCACTTGCAAATTCTTGATGAGCGCTTCATCAAAGGTAATCGTTTTATAGAGGGTTGCGCTAGGATCTTTAACAGGATCAGCGCTGTAGATACCATCGACCTTAGTAGCCTTCAACATCACCTCCACACCCATTTCAGCTCCACGCAATGCAGCAGCAGTGTCTGTAGTGAAGAATGGATTACCCGTGCCAGCGGCAAAAATCACAACCTTACCTTCGCTCATTGCCCGAATTGCCCGTGGACGAATATAAGGCTCGACCACTTGATCCATTCTCAGGGCGGATTGCACGCGCGCTTCGACCCCTTTTTGGCGCAAGGCATCTTGCAGAGCTAAGGAGTTCATCATGGTTGCAAGCATGCCCATATAGTCAGCAGTAGCGCGATCCATGCCAGCCGCTCCTCCGGCAACGCCACGGAAAATATTACCGCCGCCAATCACAATCGCTAACTCGATACCGCTATTGACCACTTGAGCAATTTCGCTAACCATTGCATCAATAGTTGCAGGGTTGATGCCGAATGCATCATCACCCATCAAGGCTTCACCAGATAGTTTTAAGAGAACTCTTTTGTAGGCTGGCATCTTCTTCTGTTTTCCGTAATCACTAAGTCGGTACTGAACTTAGCTTATTGATCTTTAAGTGTTTTTATATCTCGAA comes from Polynucleobacter paneuropaeus and encodes:
- the bamA gene encoding outer membrane protein assembly factor BamA; protein product: MHLNIFFSRFVRFIAQVALVLASVCISAHAADSFVIKDIRLEGLQRVEPGTVFSYLPVQVGDTFTEEKGADAIRALYETGFFRDVQIQAQGDVLIVIVEERPTISRIEFTGMKEFDQEIVRKSLKSVGVAEARFYDKALIDKAEQELKRQYVSKGMYAAEVVATVTPVERNQVAIYFNIDEGPVAKIQEINFIGNKVFSESTLTGMMQLQVGGWLSWYTKDNLYSKQKLTADLETIRSYYLNRGYLEFVIDSTQVSITPDKKSIYLTISIKEGQKFTVQKVSLAGELLGKEAELMQLVQLKAGDTFSSAKLTESTKAIADLLGSYGYAFATINPQPDIHREQSEVDLTLVVDPGRRVYVRKVNISGNAKTRDVVIRREMRQFESSWFDGDKIELSKKRLGRLGYFTENNVTTQDVPGSPDQVDVNVDVKEKPTGSVSLGAGYSSTEKVILTAGVNQDNAFGTGQSIGLNGALGKVNQSLTLSNYDPYFTEDGISRYSDLFYRTSKPLYYIGDPDYQIKSLGTNIKFGVPYSEVDRVFFGTGFEAYQINTTINTPQPYLNYAQSYGIAAPGYPGTLTTYNVPLTAGWARDGRDSALIPSEGSLQQLSSEVGTPAGNMTYYRVYGQYQKYHSFSKANILSFNGEVGYGQAYGAYPFPITKNYYVGGIGSVRGYAPGSLGPTYYNTTYGTYQPTGGQSKIVTNVEYTVPVPGSGTEKTLRMFTFVDGGNAFGQNINLVLRYSYGLGISWISPLGPLKFSYGIPIKSQPTDNIQRLQFQVGTAF
- the lpxB gene encoding lipid-A-disaccharide synthase, coding for MDLPKLACVAGEPSGDLLAAPVLSALNQIPDMADLEVYGIGGPLMQAQGFRSDWPMETLSVRGYVEAIQQLPAILRLRKELIHTLLTENRPDVYLGIDAPDFNLGVEMQLRKAGIPILHFVSPSIWAWRAGRIKKIAQAVDRMLCIFPFETAIYERAGIAATYVGHPLASDIPLQPDTSGARQKLSQLLHLSSDKLDGTVVAVLPGSRGSEIELIAPIFFDTMAVLANKLKGQKLYFLIPVATARLRAPLEALKSQLQNQYPEIQIHLIDGQADLVLEAADVVLIASGTATLQAALWKKPMVISYKVPWLTGQIMKRQGYLPYVGLPNILCGEFVVPELLQNEAKPEALANALMTWLENPNKVTQLKSRFTEMHETLRRPTGLLVAQAVTHEIQSKHAQSKSK
- the lpxA gene encoding acyl-ACP--UDP-N-acetylglucosamine O-acyltransferase, encoding MSLIHATAIVDSKAQLAENVELGPYCVIGPNVTIGAGSKIGSHTVIEGHTTIGKDNHIASFAAVGGPPQDMKYRGEPTQLLIGDRNTIREFTTIHTGTAQDAGITRIGNDNWIMAYVHIAHDCQVGDHTIFSSNAQIAGHVQVKDWAIMGGMSGVHQFVRIGQHVMLGGASVLVQDIPPFVIAAGDKATPHGINVEGLKRRGFSSETISALRQAYKTLYKDGLSFEEAKSELQKMVSNHAADPATAEKLAEFHDFIAASTRGIIR
- the rnhB gene encoding ribonuclease HII, encoding MSAIWICGVDEAGRGPLVGSVVAGAVILDPDQPIMGLKDSKKLSPARRENLYAEIILKAKAWGIGEASAQEIDQINILQATMLAMQRAVEDLVKKFGQWPHKALIDGNRCPKLPIASEAIVKGDAKEPAISAASILAKVTRDHQMQSLHALYPHYGFAQHMGYPTEAHFAALKQYGACNEHRRTFSPVRAILEGSSK
- a CDS encoding OmpH family outer membrane protein is translated as MKLYHSSKWISLGLVALVSLISLPQAFAQEVGTKVAVVNSEKVFNESNLAKAMQTRLQNEFTKRQNDLRDSAQKIKSAAEKLDRDAAVMSEADRIRRQRELADQDRELQRKQREFTEDLNQRTFEERAKIAEKANQVLKQIAEQRKIDVIVQEAAYVSPKSDITDDVIKALNNSK
- a CDS encoding M50 family metallopeptidase, with protein sequence MQSLITFAAFLLTLSIVVCFHEFGHFLAARLCGVKVLRFSLGFGKPIFTFKSKYSSTEWVLAPIPLGGYVKLLDGRDPQQTIAASEQSQAFDTKPLWRRSLIVFAGPLANFVLAICLLTIIYVAGVIQLPARLQAPPPDSVAASLGIAQGDQVLAWHPQTDKEFESVISWNALRWNLMDAISSQEGFALKMQDPSGRQFISDFLASQLPAMSSSEDPFSRLGILPVLPPASEYFTLKLDPLSGLIYASKRVWLISKVSLRLMGGLLTGQSSLKQLGGPLSIANMAGKTAQVGWQAYCAFLAILSISIGLLNLVPLPMLDGGQLLYDAWELVSGKRISTSLQEQFQKVGFILLISISLLALFNDLQRYFSP
- the lpxD gene encoding UDP-3-O-(3-hydroxymyristoyl)glucosamine N-acyltransferase, translating into MPTAIELAKQFQASLVGEGSLSFDSLAPIELAQSNQIAFLSNPLYRQDAIESAAGALILSQADYEFLKDQAHSKNPNRIYFISNNPYATFAKVAQLFAKTSAPNYPAGVHASSVIDPSAQVPASCHIGPFVHIGPRVKLGERVCVLGNTSIAENSSIGSDTLLYPQVSVYHNVHLGERCIVHSGAVIGADGFGFAPNFSASGGEWVKIPQIGGVRIGDDVEIGASTTIDRGAMSNTEIGAGTKIDNQVQIAHNVIVGKACVIAGCAAISGSTKIGNFCIIGGAANFAGHLTIADRTTVSGNTSIIRSINEPGQHFTGVYPSMLHSAWEKNAAILRGLDKIRQRLRFLDQKKSEK
- the fabZ gene encoding 3-hydroxyacyl-ACP dehydratase FabZ, producing the protein MSKSTGIDINKILKLLPHRYPFLLVDRVLEITPRVSITALKNVTMNEPFFQGHFPDFPVMPGVLIIEALAQTAALLTFSEERAEDAVYYFAGIDGARFKKPVLPGDQLIMTATLERERAGIYKFQVQATVDGELAAEANITCAVRSKGA